The Hypanus sabinus isolate sHypSab1 chromosome 31, sHypSab1.hap1, whole genome shotgun sequence genome window below encodes:
- the LOC132383633 gene encoding histone H1-like — MTETAPAETAPPAAPAAAKKTPKKKAAARSKPTGPSLGEQIDKIVAGCHDRKGMSGVAIMKALADSGVDVAKRRHQVKMSIKRKVESGSLVQAKGSGISGSFKSGKGKTAVKVVKKANKPAAKKSPDKKLGAKKPAAKKAGAKKPVAKKAGAKKAAAKKPAAKKAAAKKPAAKKAAAKKPAAKKAAPKPKSPKKAAATKTKAAKKPKSKPKKTAVKK, encoded by the coding sequence ATGACTGAGACAGCACCCGCCGAAACGGCTCCTCCAGCCGCACCCGCCGCCGCAAAGAAGACTCCCAAGAAGAAGGCGGCTGCCCGGAGCAAACCAACCGGTCCCTCGCTGGGCGAACAGATCGATAAGATCGTGGCGGGTTGTCACGATAGGAAGGGTATGTCCGGTGTGGCCATCATGAAGGCTCTGGCCGACAGCGGTGTCGATGTGGCGAAACGTCGCCACCAGGTCAAAATGAGCATCAAGAGGAAAGTGGAAAGCGGCTCCTTGGTTCAGGCCAAGGGCTCGGGTATTTCGGGATCCTTTAAATCCGGTAAAGGGAAAACTGCCgtgaaggtggtgaagaaagcgaacAAGCCAGCGGCAAAGAAATCTCCCGACAAGAAGCTTGGCGCCAAGAAACCAGCGGCTAAAAAAGCGGGAGCAAAGAAACCAGTGGCTAAAAAAGCGGGAGCAAAGAAAGCGGCAGCAAAGAAACCCGCGGCTAAGAAAGCGGCAGCAAAGAAACCCGCGGCTAAGAAAGCGGCAGCAAAGAAACCCGCGGCTAAGAAAGCGGCGCCGAAGCCCAAGAGCCCCAAGAAAGCCGCAGCCACGAAGACGAAGGCGGCCAAGAAGCCGAAGTCGAAACCCAAGAAGACAGCAGTCAAAAAATGA
- the LOC132383760 gene encoding histone H3, protein MARTKQTARKSTGGKAPRKQLATKAARKSAPATGGVKKPHRYRPGTVALREIRRYQKSTELLIRKLPFQRLVREIAQDFKTDLRFQSSAVMALQEASEAYLVGLFEDTNLCAIHAKRVTIMPKDIQLARRIRGERA, encoded by the coding sequence ATGGCCCGCACCAAGCAGACAGCGCGCAAATCGACTGGCGGAAAAGCTCCTCGCAAACAGTTGGCGACCAAAGCGGCGCGGAAGAGCGCTCCTGCCACCGGCGGAGTGAAGAAGCCTCATCGCTACCGACCCGGCACCGTGGCTCTGAGGGAGATCCGGCGCTACCAGAAATCCACCGAGCTGCTCATCCGCAAACTTCCCTTCCAGCGCCTGGTCCGGGAGATCGCTCAGGACTTCAAAACCGATCTGCGTTTCCAGAGCTCGGCCGTCATGGCCCTGCAGGAGGCAAGTGAGGCTTACCTGGTCGGGCTCTTTGAGGACACTAATCTGTGCGCCATCCACGCCAAGCGAGTCACCATTATGCCCAAGGACATCCAGTTGGCCCGCCGCATCCGCGGGGAGCGCGCCTAA